The Tamandua tetradactyla isolate mTamTet1 chromosome 5, mTamTet1.pri, whole genome shotgun sequence genome window below encodes:
- the TMEM212 gene encoding transmembrane protein 212, whose product MKGSYKDAGRTLIISGSFSVFSGVIAFFPVFSYKVWFTGWSVRVACPIWNGSLAITAGALLLLAHKDWTQRYLWEASFTFVILNIVGCPLHFAIALESAFLGPYCFYSFSGSAGTNYLGYAVAFPFPYAKFPSVCVDPPRYEQYHLTLQALDLCLSCAMLCASLTALIKLSARLIRNGDINGRKNGQKI is encoded by the exons ATGAAGGGCTCATATAAGGATGCTGGCCGGACTCTCATTATTTCAGGGAGTTTCAGTGTGTTCTCTGGAGTTATTGCTTTCTTCCCCGTCTTTTCTTACAAGGTCTGGTTCACAGGATGGAGTGTCCGGGTTGCTTGTCCCATCTGGAATGGATCTTTg GCCATCACGGCTGGTGCACTTCTACTGCTGGCTCACAAAGACTGGACGCAGAGATACCTG tGGGAAGCCAGTTTCACCTTTGTGATTCTGAACATCGTGGGATGCCCACTTCATTTTGCAATAGCCTTGGAATCCGCTTTCCTTGGCCCGTATTGCTTCTACTCATTTTCAGGGAGCGCAGGAACCAATTACCTCGGTTACGCGGTTGCCTTTCCTTTCCCGTATGCAAAGTTCCCCTCGGTCTGCGTGGACCCGCCCCGCTATGAGCAGTACCACCTGACACTTCAAGCCCTCGACCTGTGCCTGAGCTGTGCCATGCTCTGTGCGTCCCTGACAGCGCTCATCAAGCTTTCAGCAAGGCTTATCCGGAATGGAGACATAAAT ggTCGAAAGAATGGACAGAAAATTTGA